A part of Streptomyces sp. NBC_01210 genomic DNA contains:
- a CDS encoding SRPBCC family protein encodes MAGHTDNSIVIDAPMGLVWDLTNDLKSWPQLFSEYASVEVLEEEGKEITFRLTMHPDEDGNVWSWVSKRIPDPETRTVQAFRVETGPFEFMRLYWEYTQEDAGVRMRWVQDFHMKPEAPASDAGMTEHLNRNTGVQMNLIKQKVEAEAARRTTAG; translated from the coding sequence ATGGCGGGACACACCGACAACAGCATCGTGATCGACGCGCCGATGGGCCTGGTCTGGGACTTGACCAATGACCTGAAGTCCTGGCCGCAGCTCTTCAGCGAGTACGCGTCCGTCGAGGTGCTCGAGGAGGAGGGCAAGGAGATCACCTTCCGGCTGACCATGCACCCGGACGAGGACGGCAATGTCTGGAGCTGGGTCTCCAAGCGCATCCCCGACCCCGAGACCAGGACCGTCCAGGCCTTCCGGGTCGAGACCGGCCCCTTCGAATTCATGCGCCTGTACTGGGAGTACACCCAGGAGGACGCCGGCGTACGCATGCGCTGGGTGCAGGACTTCCATATGAAGCCCGAGGCCCCGGCCAGCGACGCCGGTATGACCGAGCACCTCAACCGCAACACCGGTGTCCAGATGAACCTGATCAAGCAGAAGGTCGAGGCCGAGGCCGCCCGCCGGACCACGGCGGGCTAG
- a CDS encoding DUF1772 domain-containing protein has protein sequence MIALLVPLVVLVNGLAAGVLLGTQLGGWPLLAALPADRYVHAHSFFATRYDPAMPLCLLGTLIGDVVLALIAPGQAVRALFITGAVLAAATVTISLTKNVPVNKWVQTLDPDNLPDDFEANDPRWNWGAWNQRRSVLTVLALLANCCALALLL, from the coding sequence GTGATCGCCCTTCTGGTCCCGCTGGTCGTCCTGGTCAACGGGCTGGCCGCCGGAGTGCTCCTCGGCACCCAGCTCGGCGGCTGGCCGCTGCTCGCCGCACTGCCCGCCGACCGCTATGTGCACGCGCACTCCTTCTTCGCCACCCGTTACGACCCGGCGATGCCGCTGTGCCTGCTCGGGACACTGATCGGCGATGTCGTACTGGCGTTGATCGCCCCGGGCCAGGCGGTCCGCGCCCTGTTCATCACCGGCGCCGTGCTCGCGGCCGCCACCGTCACCATCTCGCTCACCAAGAACGTCCCGGTCAACAAGTGGGTACAGACGCTCGATCCGGACAATCTGCCGGACGACTTCGAGGCCAATGACCCGCGCTGGAACTGGGGCGCCTGGAACCAGCGGCGCAGCGTGCTCACCGTGCTTGCGCTGCTCGCCAACTGCTGTGCCCTCGCACTGTTGCTCTGA
- a CDS encoding SDR family NAD(P)-dependent oxidoreductase — MDLGLAGKKALVTGGTRGVGRGIVRALAQAGVDVLTCYQNSSDAVTSLEKELKETGGDHHVVKADVADPADVTALLAQAKAHYGRLDLVVNNAGAISHIPYAELPFDEWRRIIDTNITGSHLVIQNALPLLRRGSSVVTIGSKAVEAGIPLRSHYTTTKAAIVGLNRSLAKEFGSKGIRFNVVALGVIETENLHKMPAEQQKLMIERYSAKTALGRLGTPEEVAGAILWLASDLSRYVTGATIGVDGGIS; from the coding sequence ATGGATCTCGGCCTTGCGGGCAAGAAAGCCCTGGTCACCGGCGGCACCCGAGGAGTCGGCCGGGGCATCGTACGGGCGCTGGCCCAGGCCGGCGTCGATGTCCTGACCTGCTACCAGAACTCCAGCGACGCCGTCACATCGCTCGAGAAAGAACTCAAGGAGACGGGCGGCGACCACCATGTCGTCAAGGCTGACGTCGCCGATCCGGCCGATGTCACCGCGCTGCTGGCGCAGGCCAAGGCGCACTACGGGCGCCTCGACCTCGTGGTCAACAACGCGGGCGCCATCAGCCACATCCCGTACGCGGAGCTGCCGTTCGACGAGTGGCGGCGGATCATCGACACCAACATCACCGGATCCCATCTGGTGATCCAGAACGCCCTGCCGCTGCTGCGCAGGGGCTCCTCGGTGGTCACCATCGGCTCCAAGGCCGTCGAGGCCGGCATTCCGCTGCGCTCCCACTACACCACCACCAAGGCGGCCATCGTCGGTCTGAACCGGTCCCTGGCCAAGGAGTTCGGCTCCAAGGGCATCCGCTTCAACGTCGTCGCACTCGGCGTCATCGAGACCGAGAACCTGCACAAGATGCCGGCGGAGCAGCAGAAGCTGATGATCGAGCGGTACAGCGCCAAGACGGCGCTGGGCAGGCTCGGCACCCCCGAGGAGGTGGCGGGCGCGATCCTCTGGCTTGCCAGCGATCTGTCCCGGTACGTCACCGGGGCCACCATAGGCGTCGACGGGGGGATCTCCTGA
- a CDS encoding antibiotic biosynthesis monooxygenase family protein: MTNGNSNGNSNGNSNRNSSGNEGAFRVLLRMEINPGLEADFEKAWRGSTEAVTGHPACLGQWLSKDTAEESVYFIVSDWTDEPGFREFESSEAHLAHRERLHPYRGKGSFNTMQVVAHIQGKASAHAA; the protein is encoded by the coding sequence ATGACCAACGGCAACAGCAACGGCAACAGCAACGGCAACAGCAACCGCAACAGCTCAGGTAACGAAGGCGCGTTCCGGGTACTCCTGCGGATGGAGATCAACCCGGGCCTCGAGGCGGACTTCGAGAAGGCCTGGCGCGGCAGCACCGAGGCGGTCACCGGCCACCCCGCCTGCCTGGGCCAGTGGCTGTCCAAGGACACCGCCGAGGAGAGCGTCTACTTCATCGTCAGCGACTGGACCGACGAGCCCGGCTTCCGCGAGTTCGAGTCCAGCGAGGCCCACCTCGCCCACCGCGAACGGCTCCACCCCTACCGCGGCAAGGGCTCGTTCAACACCATGCAGGTGGTCGCGCACATCCAGGGCAAGGCCTCCGCGCATGCCGCGTGA
- a CDS encoding antibiotic biosynthesis monooxygenase family protein, with protein sequence MPREVRVLVHQAAHDDEQLEAVRAAYHLVSKRLAEVPGMLGNELLRSPLDPTSLVVVSRWADLAAFRRWEEGAGHREDTAPLRPYRDSRLAVPFGIYEVEAAY encoded by the coding sequence ATGCCGCGTGAGGTACGGGTCCTGGTCCACCAGGCGGCCCACGACGACGAGCAGCTGGAGGCGGTACGCGCCGCGTACCACCTGGTCAGCAAGCGACTGGCGGAAGTGCCCGGCATGCTCGGCAACGAGCTGCTGCGCTCACCGCTGGACCCCACCTCGCTCGTCGTCGTGAGCCGCTGGGCCGATCTGGCCGCGTTCCGGCGTTGGGAAGAGGGCGCCGGACACCGCGAGGACACGGCACCTCTGCGCCCGTACCGCGACTCCCGGCTCGCCGTGCCGTTCGGCATCTACGAGGTAGAGGCGGCCTACTGA
- the accA gene encoding acetyl-CoA carboxylase carboxyl transferase subunit alpha: MTTTVQPAANATAGEQVAWVSCSGCRSLVYGKRYARLLRVCPECGAHARLDAPSRIAQLFDSSSTQTVPVPATQLNPLDFVDQQPYAERLQQARARTGQQDAVLVVRGRIDGRPLVAAVMDFRFFGGSLGVAAGEAITTAAETALKDRVPLLIVTASGGARMQEGALSLMQMAKTSNALAELDEAGLLTVTLVTDPTYGGVAASFATLSDVVVAEPGARMGFAGPRVIEQTIGQQLPAGFQTAEFLLEHGLVDDVWPRTELRARLSRLLAVAEEPGPDWGAGEEDPVVRDSQLLDQLPAWDCVQLAREAGRPTALEHIGYWLDGFVELHGDRAGEECPAIVGGLGRLDGLPVMVIGHQKGHTTAELVSRNFGMPSPAGYRKTARLMRLAAKLGIPVVTLIDTPGAYPGLTAEEKGQSNAIAENLRLMGSLSVPVVAVVTGEGGSGGALALGVADRVLMCANATYSVISPEGCAAILWKNAAEAAVAADELALDAASLLRLGVVDGVIPEPEGGGHKDTTAMSDAVRRAAVVALRELRGVTASPASRRRRFRAFGLAHDLESRT, translated from the coding sequence ATGACCACCACGGTTCAACCCGCAGCCAACGCCACCGCCGGCGAGCAGGTGGCATGGGTCTCCTGCTCCGGCTGCCGCTCACTGGTCTACGGCAAGCGCTACGCGCGTCTGCTGCGGGTCTGCCCGGAGTGCGGGGCGCACGCCAGGCTCGACGCACCCAGCCGTATCGCGCAGCTCTTCGACTCGAGCAGCACACAGACGGTGCCCGTACCGGCCACCCAGCTCAACCCACTGGACTTCGTCGACCAACAGCCGTACGCGGAAAGGCTGCAGCAGGCCAGGGCCCGTACCGGGCAGCAGGACGCCGTGCTGGTGGTCCGCGGCCGGATCGACGGACGGCCGCTCGTCGCCGCCGTCATGGACTTCCGCTTCTTCGGAGGCAGTCTGGGGGTGGCGGCGGGTGAGGCGATCACCACGGCCGCCGAGACCGCGCTGAAGGACCGGGTGCCGCTGCTGATCGTCACCGCGTCCGGCGGAGCGCGCATGCAGGAGGGCGCGCTCTCCCTGATGCAGATGGCCAAGACGAGCAATGCGCTGGCCGAGCTGGACGAGGCCGGACTGCTCACCGTCACTCTGGTCACCGACCCGACGTACGGCGGGGTAGCCGCCTCCTTCGCGACGCTGTCCGACGTGGTGGTCGCGGAACCGGGCGCCCGGATGGGCTTCGCCGGACCGCGGGTCATCGAGCAGACCATCGGACAGCAGCTTCCCGCAGGCTTCCAGACCGCCGAATTCCTCCTGGAACACGGCCTGGTGGACGATGTCTGGCCGCGTACCGAACTGCGCGCGCGGCTCAGCAGACTGCTTGCCGTGGCCGAGGAGCCGGGCCCCGACTGGGGCGCAGGCGAGGAGGACCCGGTGGTCCGCGACAGCCAGCTCCTGGACCAGCTCCCGGCCTGGGACTGCGTCCAGCTGGCCCGTGAGGCCGGCCGGCCCACGGCGCTCGAGCACATCGGCTACTGGCTGGACGGCTTTGTCGAGCTGCACGGCGACCGGGCGGGCGAGGAGTGCCCGGCGATCGTCGGCGGCCTCGGCCGCCTCGACGGACTGCCCGTCATGGTGATCGGCCATCAGAAGGGTCACACCACGGCCGAACTCGTCAGCCGCAACTTCGGTATGCCCTCACCGGCCGGATACCGCAAGACCGCCCGGCTGATGCGGCTCGCCGCCAAGCTGGGCATTCCTGTGGTGACCCTGATCGACACCCCTGGCGCCTATCCGGGCCTCACCGCCGAGGAGAAGGGCCAGTCCAACGCCATAGCGGAGAACCTGCGGCTGATGGGCTCGCTGTCCGTGCCGGTGGTGGCCGTGGTGACCGGCGAGGGCGGCAGCGGCGGAGCGCTCGCGCTCGGCGTGGCCGACCGGGTGCTGATGTGCGCCAACGCCACCTACTCGGTGATCAGCCCGGAGGGCTGTGCGGCGATCCTCTGGAAGAACGCGGCCGAAGCGGCGGTGGCTGCTGACGAACTCGCCCTGGACGCCGCCTCGTTGCTGCGCCTCGGCGTGGTCGACGGAGTGATCCCGGAGCCCGAGGGCGGCGGCCACAAGGACACCACCGCGATGAGCGACGCCGTGCGCCGCGCGGCCGTCGTCGCGCTCCGCGAGCTGCGCGGCGTCACCGCGTCACCGGCTTCGCGCCGACGGCGCTTCCGGGCCTTCGGACTGGCCCACGACCTGGAATCACGGACGTGA
- a CDS encoding acetyl-CoA carboxylase biotin carboxyl carrier protein, whose amino-acid sequence MTRPHGNGTYDGRYDGRFYGEIPMSEVTKESLGTTRTGDPLAGLDYDTSALALTDICRSIADVVRVGTSHPRRVRVALGAASIEVEWEEGQAPTAREPAAAPANDEESVDGYHECAPLVGTFYIAPSPGSPPFVRPGDRVEVGQQLGIIEAMKLMNPLEATRAGRVVEVLVDDGTSVEYGQPLVLLDPEDAVSPAGEG is encoded by the coding sequence GTGACCAGGCCCCACGGCAACGGTACATACGACGGCAGATACGACGGCAGGTTCTACGGAGAGATACCGATGAGCGAAGTGACCAAGGAGAGCCTCGGCACCACTAGGACCGGCGATCCGCTCGCCGGTCTGGACTACGACACCAGCGCGCTGGCTCTCACCGATATCTGCCGCAGCATCGCGGACGTCGTACGAGTCGGCACCAGCCACCCGCGCCGGGTCCGGGTGGCCCTGGGTGCGGCCAGCATCGAGGTGGAGTGGGAGGAGGGGCAGGCACCCACCGCCCGCGAGCCCGCCGCCGCGCCGGCCAACGATGAGGAGTCGGTCGACGGATACCACGAGTGCGCGCCGCTGGTCGGCACGTTCTATATCGCACCCTCACCCGGCTCCCCGCCCTTCGTCCGCCCCGGCGACCGTGTCGAGGTGGGCCAGCAACTCGGCATCATCGAGGCGATGAAGCTGATGAACCCGCTCGAGGCCACCAGGGCGGGACGGGTGGTCGAGGTGCTCGTCGACGACGGCACCTCGGTCGAGTACGGACAGCCACTGGTGCTCCTCGACCCCGAGGACGCCGTGAGCCCGGCCGGAGAGGGATGA
- a CDS encoding acetyl-CoA carboxylase biotin carboxylase subunit translates to MTMAFDTILIANRGEIALRVIRTCKEMGIRTVAVHSTADKDSAHVRAADIAVQIGPGMPRKSYLSAPAVIEAALRTGADAVHPGYGFLSEDPDFAEICADNGLVFIGPPPQVLSRLGDKAVARALMTDAGLPVLPGSPGTVDSAAEATDLAGRIGFPLIIKAAAGGGGRGMTVVRQQSELLPAYRQTRATAQAVFGDNRVYLERFCDSARHIEVQVLADGHGTVLHLGERDCSVQRRHQKLIEESPGPGLHKELTAAMARAAVRGARAVGYTGAGTFEFLVHDEGFSFMEMNCRIQVEHPVTEAVFGVDLVREQIRVAAGESLGFCQEDLAPRGAAVECRVNAEDPARNFAPCPGTLEEFVPPGGPFVRVDTHGYAGWRVPSQYDSLLAKVITWAPQRDQALDRMDRALAEFRIAGPGVHTTIPLLREVIADPVFRDGKHDTSFLDTRP, encoded by the coding sequence ATGACCATGGCCTTCGACACGATCCTGATCGCCAACCGGGGCGAGATCGCGCTGCGGGTGATCAGGACCTGCAAGGAGATGGGCATCCGAACCGTCGCGGTGCACTCCACCGCCGACAAGGACAGCGCACACGTACGGGCCGCCGACATCGCGGTGCAGATCGGCCCCGGTATGCCGCGCAAGAGCTACCTCTCCGCGCCCGCGGTGATCGAGGCCGCGCTGCGCACCGGGGCCGACGCCGTCCACCCCGGCTACGGCTTCCTCTCCGAGGACCCCGACTTCGCCGAGATCTGCGCCGACAACGGACTGGTATTCATCGGCCCGCCGCCTCAAGTGCTCTCCCGCCTCGGGGACAAGGCCGTGGCCAGGGCGCTGATGACGGACGCGGGACTGCCCGTACTGCCGGGCAGCCCCGGCACGGTGGACAGCGCCGCCGAAGCGACCGACCTCGCCGGCCGGATCGGCTTCCCGCTGATCATCAAGGCCGCGGCGGGCGGCGGCGGGCGCGGAATGACCGTGGTACGCCAGCAGAGCGAACTGCTTCCCGCCTACCGCCAGACCCGCGCCACCGCGCAGGCCGTGTTCGGCGACAACCGGGTCTACCTGGAGCGCTTCTGCGACAGCGCACGCCATATCGAGGTCCAGGTACTCGCGGACGGCCATGGCACGGTTCTGCACCTCGGCGAACGCGACTGCTCTGTGCAGCGCAGGCACCAGAAGCTCATCGAGGAGAGTCCGGGACCCGGCCTGCACAAGGAACTCACGGCAGCGATGGCGCGTGCCGCGGTGCGCGGCGCCCGGGCGGTCGGTTACACCGGCGCGGGCACCTTCGAATTCCTCGTCCACGACGAGGGCTTCTCCTTCATGGAGATGAACTGCCGTATCCAGGTGGAACATCCGGTGACCGAGGCGGTGTTCGGGGTCGATCTCGTACGCGAACAGATCCGCGTCGCAGCGGGGGAGAGCCTCGGCTTCTGCCAGGAGGACCTCGCCCCGCGCGGCGCCGCCGTCGAATGCCGGGTCAACGCCGAGGACCCGGCCCGCAACTTCGCGCCCTGTCCCGGCACGCTGGAGGAGTTCGTGCCGCCCGGCGGCCCCTTCGTGAGGGTGGACACCCACGGCTACGCGGGCTGGCGGGTGCCCTCGCAGTACGACTCGCTGCTCGCCAAGGTGATCACCTGGGCGCCCCAGCGGGACCAGGCGCTGGACCGGATGGACCGGGCGCTGGCCGAGTTCCGCATCGCCGGCCCCGGGGTGCACACCACCATCCCGCTGCTGCGGGAGGTCATCGCCGACCCGGTGTTCCGGGACGGCAAGCACGACACCTCGTTCCTCGACACCCGGCCCTGA
- a CDS encoding SDR family NAD(P)-dependent oxidoreductase produces MATVPRTVLVTGGNRGLGLAVAALMHAQGHRVVVAARDEEAARKTAAALGDGASGVALDITDPDSVARAAAGTGAVDILVNNAGVQLDWGNTPSAIPLNLVERTLEVNLLGSWRVAQAFVPAMVRRGWGRVVNVSSGTGTFTIGIAAQCPAYSVSKASLNALTVMLAKETEGSGVLVNAVNPGLVRTRMRPEAAQSPEAAAEAVARAATLPDDGPSGVLFRRDTVVGW; encoded by the coding sequence ATGGCTACTGTTCCCCGCACCGTGCTGGTGACCGGCGGCAATCGAGGACTGGGCCTGGCGGTCGCGGCCCTGATGCACGCTCAGGGCCATCGCGTCGTCGTCGCCGCGCGTGACGAGGAGGCGGCCCGCAAGACCGCCGCCGCTCTGGGCGACGGCGCGTCCGGCGTCGCCCTGGACATCACCGACCCGGACTCCGTGGCACGCGCCGCCGCCGGAACGGGAGCTGTCGACATCCTGGTCAACAACGCGGGCGTACAGCTGGACTGGGGCAATACGCCCTCCGCGATCCCGCTCAATCTGGTGGAGCGGACCCTGGAAGTGAATCTGCTGGGGTCCTGGCGTGTCGCGCAGGCGTTTGTGCCCGCGATGGTGCGGCGCGGCTGGGGCCGGGTCGTCAATGTCTCCAGCGGCACCGGCACGTTCACCATCGGCATCGCCGCGCAGTGCCCCGCGTACTCGGTCTCCAAGGCCTCGCTGAACGCCCTCACCGTCATGCTGGCCAAGGAGACGGAGGGCTCGGGCGTCCTGGTCAACGCGGTCAACCCCGGGCTCGTACGCACCCGTATGCGGCCGGAGGCCGCACAGTCCCCCGAGGCCGCGGCCGAAGCCGTCGCCCGTGCGGCGACGCTCCCCGACGACGGTCCTTCAGGGGTTCTCTTCCGCCGGGACACCGTCGTCGGCTGGTGA
- a CDS encoding FAD-dependent monooxygenase, with amino-acid sequence MSKTPEEVPVLVVGGAVTGLSTAVFLGWHGIRSLVVERHPDTLSHPRSRGVNPRTVELYRQVGLEDRLWSEASLATDFSKLLMIRAETLAGQEIFSGPTDQPDPSGSVSPCEWAPIDQDRLEHLLRERAGELGAELAFSTELVSFEQDDSGVTAVLKDTGTGAERTVRAKYLVAADGSRSPIRNTLGIESDGPGEFATTVSVLFEADLSKAARGRPVGVCYLDKPAPSTILFAHDGRKRWIFATGMPPGDTLDDITEEKAVELVRAAIGEPDLEVGIIAQLPAGGAKWLSFVIGAQVARDYRQGRVFLVGDAAHLVPPTGGFGASLGIQDANNLAWKLAAVLDGEAGPELLDTYQAERHPVAWMTLQQALGMMQERTGDEGEGQDQADAYGTTVFGYRYSPGPPVSPQQLSGEPGTRAPHLELERDGKSISVLDLYGRTPVVITAEGGQAWVDAAKAVADDLGVTLTAHRIGGAGAGIVAPGNGVAKTYGIEAGGAVLVRPDGFVAWRSAGSVADPQGELAAAVGQLLSRTT; translated from the coding sequence ATGAGCAAGACCCCTGAGGAGGTCCCGGTCCTCGTCGTCGGAGGTGCGGTGACCGGATTGTCGACCGCGGTCTTCCTCGGCTGGCACGGGATACGTTCGCTGGTGGTCGAGCGGCACCCGGACACCCTCAGCCACCCGCGTTCGCGTGGTGTCAATCCGCGTACGGTCGAGCTGTACCGGCAGGTCGGGCTCGAGGACCGGTTGTGGTCGGAGGCTAGCCTCGCAACGGACTTCAGCAAGCTGCTGATGATCCGTGCCGAGACCCTGGCGGGACAGGAGATCTTCAGCGGTCCGACCGACCAGCCCGACCCGAGCGGTTCGGTCAGCCCCTGCGAGTGGGCGCCGATCGACCAGGACCGGCTGGAGCATCTGCTGCGCGAGCGCGCCGGGGAACTCGGCGCGGAGCTGGCGTTCTCCACCGAGCTGGTCTCCTTCGAGCAGGACGACAGCGGCGTCACCGCCGTCCTGAAGGACACCGGCACGGGGGCCGAGCGCACGGTCCGTGCCAAGTACCTGGTGGCGGCGGACGGCAGCCGCAGCCCGATCCGTAACACGCTGGGCATCGAGTCCGACGGGCCGGGCGAGTTCGCCACCACCGTGTCGGTGCTCTTCGAGGCCGATCTGAGCAAGGCAGCCAGGGGCCGTCCCGTCGGGGTCTGCTACCTCGACAAGCCCGCGCCGTCGACAATCCTGTTCGCGCACGACGGCAGGAAGCGGTGGATCTTCGCCACCGGGATGCCGCCCGGGGACACCCTCGACGACATCACCGAGGAGAAGGCCGTCGAGCTGGTGCGGGCCGCGATCGGAGAACCCGATCTCGAGGTCGGGATCATTGCGCAGCTGCCGGCCGGCGGGGCGAAGTGGCTCAGCTTCGTCATCGGCGCGCAGGTGGCCCGCGACTACCGTCAGGGCCGGGTCTTCCTGGTCGGTGACGCGGCCCATCTGGTGCCGCCCACCGGCGGGTTCGGGGCCAGCCTGGGCATCCAGGACGCGAACAACCTCGCCTGGAAGCTCGCGGCGGTCCTCGACGGTGAGGCCGGTCCCGAGCTGCTCGACACGTACCAGGCGGAGCGCCATCCGGTCGCCTGGATGACGCTCCAGCAGGCCCTGGGAATGATGCAGGAGCGTACGGGCGACGAGGGGGAGGGCCAGGACCAGGCGGACGCCTACGGCACCACGGTGTTCGGCTACCGCTACAGCCCCGGCCCGCCCGTGTCGCCGCAGCAGCTCAGTGGGGAGCCGGGCACGCGGGCCCCGCATCTGGAGCTGGAGCGCGACGGGAAGAGCATCTCCGTGCTCGATCTGTACGGCCGGACTCCGGTGGTCATCACGGCCGAGGGCGGCCAGGCATGGGTGGATGCGGCGAAGGCCGTCGCCGACGACCTCGGCGTCACGCTCACCGCGCACCGGATCGGCGGTGCCGGGGCCGGGATCGTCGCACCGGGGAACGGGGTGGCCAAGACGTACGGCATCGAGGCGGGCGGCGCCGTCCTGGTCCGCCCCGACGGGTTCGTCGCCTGGCGCTCGGCGGGCTCCGTCGCCGATCCGCAAGGTGAACTGGCCGCCGCAGTGGGCCAGTTGCTCTCCCGTACCACCTGA
- a CDS encoding methyltransferase, with amino-acid sequence MTQTSPDVSTSAGIIRLSNAFCDAKALLTAVELDLFTTLHTKGASTEEEIRKELGLHGRGLSDWLNLLTSLGLLERADGGYRNAKGADTYLVRGERTWVGGFLERSNRNLYPAWGRLGEALRTGEQQSGSHFDVVVENPHILKQFVHMMDALTHVVGPELVGKFDWSGSKSVLDVGGARGNLCSIIVKNQPHLEGHVFDLPPMEPLFDEHVESYGLTGKVHFHGGSFFTDPLPVKADVVTMGHVLHDWDEKQRGELVAKAFEAVNPGGALIVYDRMLDDEPDHVENLVISLDMLLVTDGGSEYPTSELLAHAKNAGFASTEVSPLSDYDTVVVCRKAA; translated from the coding sequence GCCAAGGCGCTGCTGACCGCAGTCGAACTGGATCTGTTCACCACGCTGCACACGAAGGGGGCCTCCACCGAGGAGGAGATCCGCAAGGAGCTCGGACTGCACGGGCGGGGCCTGAGCGACTGGCTGAACCTGCTGACGTCGCTGGGCCTGCTGGAGCGTGCGGACGGCGGGTACCGCAACGCCAAGGGCGCGGACACCTACCTGGTGCGCGGCGAGCGCACCTGGGTGGGCGGCTTCCTGGAGCGCTCCAACCGCAACCTGTACCCGGCCTGGGGCCGGCTCGGCGAGGCGCTGCGCACCGGTGAGCAGCAGTCCGGCAGCCACTTCGACGTGGTCGTCGAGAACCCCCACATCCTCAAGCAGTTCGTGCACATGATGGACGCCCTCACGCATGTCGTCGGTCCCGAGCTGGTCGGCAAGTTCGACTGGTCCGGCTCCAAGTCGGTGCTCGACGTGGGCGGCGCCCGTGGCAACCTCTGCTCGATCATCGTGAAGAACCAGCCGCACCTGGAGGGCCATGTCTTCGACCTGCCCCCGATGGAGCCGCTGTTCGACGAGCACGTGGAGAGCTACGGCCTGACCGGCAAGGTCCACTTCCACGGCGGCAGCTTCTTCACCGACCCGCTGCCCGTGAAGGCGGACGTGGTGACCATGGGCCACGTCCTGCACGACTGGGACGAGAAGCAGCGCGGTGAGCTGGTGGCCAAGGCGTTCGAGGCGGTGAACCCGGGCGGTGCGCTGATCGTCTACGACCGGATGCTCGACGACGAGCCCGACCACGTCGAGAACCTGGTGATCAGCCTGGACATGCTGCTCGTCACCGACGGTGGCTCCGAGTACCCGACCTCCGAACTCCTCGCGCACGCCAAGAACGCCGGCTTCGCATCGACCGAGGTCTCCCCGCTCAGCGACTACGACACGGTCGTCGTCTGCCGCAAGGCCGCGTGA